CGGCTATCATTGGCGTCTGGCTCGCGATCGTGGACACGACAGTCACCCGTACGCCGCGCCGCTGGACGGCCTCGACCAGGGGGCGGAAATCGCCGTCGCCCGAGAATAGGACCATCTGGTCGATATGCTCGGCAAGCTCCATGCCGTCGACCGCCAGCTCGATATCCATGTTGCCCCTGACCTTGCGGCGGCCGCTCGCGTCAATGAATTCCTTGGTTAGCTTGGTGACAACCGTGTAGCCGTTATAGTCGAGCCAATCGATGAGCGGCCTGATCGACGAACATTCCTGTTCCTCAATAATCGTCGTGTAATAGAACGCGCGCAGCATCGTGCCGCGGCTCTGAAACTCCCCGAGCAAGCGCCTGTAGTCAATGTCGAAGCCAAGCGCCTTGCAGGTTGCGTGAAAGTTGGCGCCGTCGATAAAGAGCGCGATTTTGTCGAATGGTGACATTGGCGTTTGACCGCTCC
This genomic interval from Bradyrhizobium sp. CB82 contains the following:
- a CDS encoding NYN domain-containing protein, translating into MSPFDKIALFIDGANFHATCKALGFDIDYRRLLGEFQSRGTMLRAFYYTTIIEEQECSSIRPLIDWLDYNGYTVVTKLTKEFIDASGRRKVRGNMDIELAVDGMELAEHIDQMVLFSGDGDFRPLVEAVQRRGVRVTVVSTIASQTPMIADELRRQADEFIDLAQLKLGRDPSDRLDPRQDERRASKIGVPESL